The Opitutaceae bacterium genome window below encodes:
- a CDS encoding TonB-dependent receptor produces MKLFSTTLARSVSALTWGLLGWILPVTAQSTGVIEGRIINLASGDALARAQVRIQGTSLETLSNEAGEYRFANVAPGTANVTASYSGFEPATRSTEVVAGRTVMLDYSMRLVDSGAGETIHLEKFTVTEQALTAEALAINEQRVADNIKNVVAFEEFGNMGEGNPGEFLKYVPGVSITFGPAIATEIAIRGMPANGTLVLEEGNEIASSTGDRSFELTGAATGNIERIEITKSPTPDMPANAIGGSMNIIGKSGFSSRRPQLTYSAFYTVNTLRDNPNTDTLTFRRRITNTSQASARPIQPGLDLTYKLPVNQSFALTVSASASKRYYDMDYDTTTWNHTKLVAVSYVKNNTIQLYDKKLLSLAADWKVSKSDTLRAKVQYSSEDSFTTQNPFTMNFSTGVTGDADAIRTNGATGVVTPGAANFDFYRTTVNSSITYAHKGDVWNFDASASHSRSGRERRDMEDGFFNTITQSNTAVAMQATGISRIHDGLLPRIVATKGGAVINPYDAGAVPVTGATSTTLDVDTNLTAFRLNAGRSLNTRFPLELKFGGSYLENAIDSKTETRAYTLAVPASAGGNLARNLGLVNEAYSANTTYHFYDDGSAAPVFRNSASRLHDLYRRNPEWFTLNEAANYTTRVNGSKELTETIVAAYLRLDGRFIDNRLRITTGVRYEHTGDDGAGPLNDIVATYQRDANGNIIRNAANMPVRIVGSALTLAQLQYKERGSHAKRSYEGYYPSLNASYNITPNLITRFSYARTISRPPVSIIAPGITVAAPTFESGNPTPNSTVTVGNPGLRPWDSNSFDLTLEYYQRKGTTLTAAVFRKNIRDFYALTTSEATPELLAEYGLPSEFINSDIRTYSNFGAANITGFEWSIRHQLTFLPSWSRGLSLFVNGTHLRISGPNQDDFEGFSRQNINWGVSFVRPRFQAKVNVAMAEEVRINRVAVSANVLPDMFRYVAPQTLVDLSFEYQFSKRISLYASVRNALQSDKHTLLMGDFTPEFARISVSQRAGSLVTLGVKGVF; encoded by the coding sequence ATGAAACTGTTTTCCACAACACTTGCCCGCTCCGTGAGCGCCCTGACGTGGGGCCTCCTTGGCTGGATCCTCCCTGTCACCGCCCAGAGCACGGGTGTGATTGAAGGCCGCATCATCAACTTGGCCAGCGGCGATGCACTGGCCAGGGCGCAGGTGAGAATCCAGGGCACAAGTCTTGAGACACTCTCCAACGAAGCCGGCGAATATCGATTCGCCAATGTTGCGCCTGGCACCGCGAATGTGACGGCGAGCTACAGCGGGTTTGAACCGGCGACGCGCTCCACGGAGGTTGTTGCGGGCCGGACAGTCATGCTGGACTATTCTATGCGTCTGGTGGATTCGGGCGCCGGGGAAACGATCCACTTGGAGAAGTTCACCGTCACGGAGCAGGCATTGACTGCGGAAGCACTTGCGATCAACGAGCAGCGCGTGGCGGACAACATCAAGAATGTCGTGGCCTTCGAGGAGTTCGGCAACATGGGGGAAGGCAATCCCGGCGAGTTCCTGAAGTATGTGCCCGGTGTCTCCATCACCTTTGGACCGGCAATTGCGACGGAGATTGCAATTCGAGGCATGCCAGCCAACGGCACCCTTGTCCTCGAGGAAGGCAATGAGATTGCGTCATCGACCGGCGATCGAAGCTTTGAACTCACCGGCGCGGCCACCGGCAACATCGAGCGCATTGAGATCACGAAGTCCCCGACTCCCGACATGCCCGCCAACGCCATCGGCGGATCGATGAACATCATCGGCAAGAGCGGGTTCTCGAGTCGCCGGCCGCAACTGACATACAGCGCATTCTACACGGTGAACACCCTGCGCGACAATCCGAACACCGACACGCTGACGTTTCGGCGGAGGATCACCAACACCTCCCAGGCCTCGGCGCGTCCCATACAGCCCGGCCTTGATCTGACCTACAAACTGCCGGTCAATCAATCTTTCGCCCTCACGGTCAGTGCGTCGGCCAGCAAGCGGTACTATGACATGGACTACGACACCACGACGTGGAATCACACCAAGCTGGTGGCGGTCAGCTACGTGAAAAACAACACGATTCAGCTCTACGACAAGAAGCTGCTCTCGCTCGCGGCCGACTGGAAAGTGTCGAAGAGCGACACGCTTCGCGCAAAGGTGCAGTATTCATCCGAGGACTCCTTCACCACGCAGAATCCCTTTACGATGAACTTCAGCACCGGTGTCACCGGCGACGCCGATGCGATTCGAACCAACGGCGCCACAGGCGTTGTCACTCCGGGTGCCGCCAATTTCGACTTCTACCGTACAACAGTCAATTCCTCGATCACCTACGCCCACAAAGGTGACGTGTGGAATTTTGACGCCAGCGCCTCCCATTCACGGAGCGGCCGTGAGCGTCGCGACATGGAGGACGGGTTCTTCAACACGATCACGCAAAGCAACACCGCCGTGGCCATGCAGGCGACCGGCATCAGCAGAATTCACGACGGTCTGTTGCCGCGAATCGTGGCGACCAAGGGCGGAGCGGTGATAAATCCCTACGATGCCGGTGCCGTGCCCGTCACCGGAGCCACATCGACCACCTTGGATGTCGACACCAACCTCACGGCATTTCGTCTCAATGCAGGACGCTCGCTCAACACCCGGTTTCCGCTGGAGCTGAAGTTCGGCGGGAGCTATCTGGAGAATGCGATCGATTCGAAAACGGAAACCCGCGCATACACTCTGGCAGTGCCCGCGTCAGCAGGAGGCAACCTGGCCCGCAATCTGGGCCTGGTCAACGAGGCATACTCCGCCAACACGACCTATCACTTTTACGACGACGGCAGCGCGGCGCCGGTGTTCCGCAACAGCGCCTCGCGCCTCCACGACCTCTACCGGCGGAATCCGGAGTGGTTCACGCTCAACGAAGCGGCCAATTACACGACGCGCGTGAACGGTTCGAAGGAGCTGACTGAAACCATTGTCGCCGCCTACCTGCGCCTGGACGGACGCTTCATTGACAATCGTCTCCGCATCACCACCGGTGTTCGCTACGAGCACACCGGGGATGACGGAGCCGGGCCGTTGAACGACATCGTGGCCACCTACCAGCGTGATGCCAATGGCAACATCATACGCAACGCCGCAAACATGCCGGTGCGGATCGTGGGGTCCGCACTCACACTGGCCCAGTTGCAGTACAAGGAGCGCGGCTCGCACGCCAAACGATCGTATGAAGGTTATTATCCTAGCCTGAATGCATCCTACAACATCACACCGAATCTGATCACACGCTTTTCGTATGCCCGCACCATCAGTCGCCCGCCGGTCTCGATCATTGCGCCCGGCATCACCGTTGCGGCGCCGACTTTTGAATCCGGAAATCCCACGCCGAACTCCACAGTGACGGTCGGCAATCCCGGGCTGCGTCCGTGGGATTCGAACAGCTTTGACCTGACGCTGGAATACTATCAGCGAAAAGGAACGACGCTCACAGCCGCCGTATTTCGGAAGAACATCCGTGACTTCTATGCTCTGACCACCTCCGAGGCGACGCCAGAGCTGCTCGCCGAGTACGGCCTGCCCTCCGAGTTCATCAATTCGGACATCCGCACCTATTCGAATTTCGGAGCGGCCAACATCACAGGTTTCGAGTGGAGCATCCGCCATCAACTCACTTTCCTGCCGTCATGGAGCCGGGGATTGAGTCTCTTTGTCAACGGCACGCATCTGAGGATCAGTGGGCCGAACCAGGATGACTTTGAGGGGTTTTCGCGCCAGAACATCAACTGGGGTGTCAGTTTTGTCCGCCCCAGATTTCAGGCGAAAGTCAACGTCGCCATGGCCGAGGAGGTGCGGATCAACCGCGTCGCGGTCAGCGCCAATGTGCTGCCCGACATGTTCCGCTACGTGGCGCCGCAAACCCTGGTTGATCTGTCGTTCGAGTACCAGTTCTCCAAGAGGATCTCCCTCTACGCCAGCGTGCGAAACGCCCTGCAGAGCGACAAGCACACCCTGCTTATGGGAGATTTTACCCCCGAGTTCGCCCGCATCAGCGTGTCCCAGCGCGCAGGCAGCCTGGTGACTCTGGGGGTAAAGGGCGTGTTTTGA